A window of Sulfurimonas gotlandica GD1 contains these coding sequences:
- a CDS encoding HD-GYP domain-containing protein → MKFNLNSFLLATSTALDHAEEEIMHITTHHSKRCAYISLRIGIELGLSEEECFDLCSLALMHDNGVTQAFYNQNWLEAGEKKSLEIMEKLVDHCKIGEKNVRNFPFLTSPKNVILYHHEYLNGSGLYGLEEGDIPIMSQVICFADDIDMKFDLLDSSITALNGINTYAKENKGNLYHEEIVEAFLRLSSKISFWRDLNDENILNSVERYLPVIDSTIELKDLLSISSVFSNIIDSKSKFTALHSNELTSKAKMVTEYFGWDERKSVFFQVAANLHDIGKLSTPRSILEKNGPLSKSEFEIVKEHAYLAHMILKAIDGFEQIHEWASAHHERNDGSGYPFGMKEEELSFEAKILACLDMYQALVETRPYRAAMSHENAMIVIYEQVPRNLFEEAIVDLIAEIFAAEAA, encoded by the coding sequence ATGAAGTTTAATCTAAATTCTTTTTTACTGGCTACATCAACTGCATTAGATCACGCGGAAGAAGAGATTATGCACATAACAACACACCATAGTAAGCGTTGTGCATATATCTCTCTGCGTATCGGTATAGAACTTGGCTTAAGTGAAGAAGAGTGCTTTGACTTATGCTCTCTTGCTCTGATGCATGATAATGGTGTCACTCAAGCTTTCTATAATCAAAATTGGTTAGAAGCAGGAGAAAAAAAGAGTCTTGAAATCATGGAAAAATTGGTTGATCATTGTAAAATAGGTGAAAAAAATGTTAGAAATTTTCCATTTTTAACATCGCCAAAAAATGTAATCTTATATCATCATGAGTACTTGAATGGTAGTGGACTTTATGGTTTAGAAGAAGGTGATATCCCTATCATGTCTCAAGTAATCTGTTTTGCAGATGACATTGATATGAAGTTTGATTTACTGGATTCTAGTATTACGGCACTAAATGGGATTAATACATACGCTAAAGAGAACAAAGGTAATCTTTACCATGAAGAGATAGTAGAAGCGTTTTTAAGACTTAGTAGTAAGATATCTTTTTGGCGTGATTTAAATGATGAAAATATTTTAAATTCTGTTGAAAGATATCTTCCTGTTATTGATTCTACGATTGAGCTAAAAGATTTACTAAGCATCTCCTCTGTTTTCTCAAATATAATAGATTCTAAATCTAAATTTACAGCACTACACTCAAATGAACTCACGTCAAAAGCTAAAATGGTTACTGAGTACTTTGGGTGGGATGAGCGCAAGAGTGTATTTTTTCAAGTAGCTGCAAACCTTCATGATATTGGAAAGCTTAGTACACCGAGATCTATTTTAGAAAAGAATGGTCCATTAAGCAAAAGTGAGTTTGAAATAGTAAAAGAACACGCTTATTTAGCACACATGATTTTAAAAGCTATTGATGGGTTTGAACAGATACATGAGTGGGCTTCTGCACATCATGAGAGAAATGACGGAAGCGGATACCCTTTTGGCATGAAAGAGGAAGAGCTTAGTTTTGAAGCTAAAATACTTGCCTGTCTTGACATGTATCAGGCTCTTGTAGAAACAAGACCATATAGAGCAGCTATGTCACATGAGAATGCTATGATAGTAATATATGAACAAGTTCCTAGGAACTTGTTTGAAGAAGCGATAGTTGATTTGATAGCTGAGATATTCGCAGCGGAAGCGGCTTAA
- a CDS encoding formate/nitrite transporter family protein, whose protein sequence is MSYLPPSEFVTQMVDSGESKVYMSTKDTVIRAFMAGAILGLAAAFAITVSIQTGSPLAGAMLFPVGFIMLYLMGFDLLTGVFVLVPLALLDKRPGVTLNQVLRNWGLVFVGNFAGALIVAFMISFVLTYGYSIEPGIVGDKIASIGEARTLGYKEHGIAGWMTIFIRGMLCNWMVSMGVVGAMVSTSVSGKAIAMWMPIMLFFYMGFEHSIVNMFLFPFSMILGGDFTIVDYLVWNEIPTVLGNLIGGLTFTGLTLYSTHVKTGPKRNLK, encoded by the coding sequence ATGTCTTATTTACCACCTAGTGAATTTGTTACTCAAATGGTTGACTCAGGTGAGTCTAAAGTTTATATGTCAACCAAAGACACTGTCATACGTGCTTTTATGGCAGGTGCTATACTTGGGCTGGCTGCAGCCTTTGCCATTACAGTCTCTATACAAACAGGCTCACCGCTAGCTGGTGCGATGCTGTTTCCTGTCGGGTTTATCATGCTCTATCTTATGGGTTTTGACCTGCTTACAGGAGTATTTGTTCTAGTTCCTTTAGCACTGCTTGATAAGAGACCTGGAGTTACTCTGAATCAAGTTCTTAGAAACTGGGGTCTAGTTTTTGTAGGTAACTTTGCCGGTGCACTTATTGTTGCATTTATGATTTCATTTGTGCTTACTTACGGCTACTCTATAGAACCAGGTATTGTCGGAGATAAGATAGCATCTATAGGTGAAGCCAGAACTCTAGGTTATAAAGAACATGGTATAGCGGGCTGGATGACTATATTTATCCGTGGTATGTTATGTAACTGGATGGTTTCTATGGGTGTAGTTGGTGCTATGGTCTCTACTTCTGTAAGTGGTAAAGCTATCGCTATGTGGATGCCGATAATGCTATTCTTTTATATGGGTTTTGAGCACTCTATTGTAAATATGTTTTTATTTCCTTTTTCTATGATTCTAGGTGGTGATTTTACAATTGTGGATTATCTAGTTTGGAATGAAATCCCTACAGTGCTTGGAAACTTAATAGGCGGACTTACATTTACTGGACTAACTCTCTATTCAACACATGTAAAAACGGGACCAAAAAGAAATTTAAAATAG
- a CDS encoding peptidase M42: MEVFYDVLKQLIRIPSVVGAEHSFFMFVKRELEEIGIKVEYYDGVLVAKGDEPQSGYMSAHADRHGLICTGHNEFQYAAFIAKNRADLTGDSNSEQMLHNFTSRFVDEKVQAYQPWSGNYLGLGVIKEAFLCQRRNNIIFKVEGFDHLFPGTPIAFVDKLEIKDNLISAQLDNVVSVAIMIYMYHIGYKGTAFFTASEEAGKSWRFLLEWFRRFNISTDELLVLDTSPYASLEDINNLDIVLRNRDSNAVFRSPLKNKIKNIAIEENIKYHFKDAYLKNKMSQTKTTGSLGTTELGRLIKATKGSIQGSTLQLPTIGYHTANETTSIRAVESMITVLKRLYVDAD, from the coding sequence ATGGAAGTTTTTTATGATGTTTTAAAACAACTTATTCGCATTCCTAGTGTTGTTGGAGCTGAGCACTCTTTTTTTATGTTTGTAAAAAGAGAACTTGAAGAGATTGGAATAAAAGTTGAGTATTATGACGGTGTACTAGTAGCAAAAGGTGATGAACCACAGAGCGGATATATGTCAGCTCATGCAGATAGACATGGGCTAATCTGTACTGGACACAATGAATTCCAATATGCTGCATTTATTGCAAAAAATAGAGCTGACTTGACTGGTGATTCTAACTCAGAACAAATGCTACATAATTTTACATCAAGGTTTGTTGATGAGAAAGTTCAAGCTTATCAGCCTTGGTCTGGAAATTATTTAGGACTGGGTGTAATCAAAGAAGCTTTTTTATGTCAGAGAAGAAATAATATCATCTTTAAAGTTGAAGGTTTTGATCACCTGTTTCCAGGTACACCTATTGCATTTGTTGACAAGCTTGAAATTAAAGATAATTTAATCTCTGCACAACTTGATAATGTCGTTTCTGTCGCCATTATGATCTATATGTACCATATTGGCTACAAAGGTACAGCTTTTTTTACAGCATCTGAAGAAGCTGGGAAAAGTTGGAGATTTTTACTTGAATGGTTTCGAAGATTTAACATAAGTACAGATGAGTTACTTGTTCTAGATACCAGTCCTTATGCGAGTTTGGAAGATATTAATAACCTAGATATAGTACTAAGAAATAGAGATTCAAATGCAGTGTTTAGGTCACCACTTAAAAACAAAATCAAAAATATAGCGATTGAAGAGAATATAAAATATCATTTTAAAGATGCTTATTTGAAAAATAAAATGTCTCAAACTAAAACAACAGGATCTCTTGGTACAACAGAATTAGGAAGATTAATAAAAGCAACAAAGGGCTCTATTCAGGGCAGCACACTTCAGTTGCCTACCATTGGATATCACACAGCAAATGAAACAACATCTATTAGAGCTGTTGAAAGTATGATAACTGTTTTAAAAAGATTGTATGTTGATGCAGACTAA
- a CDS encoding ATP-dependent zinc protease family protein — MTGKKVVGKKELISIIDLGLYDLDAKVDTGADSNALHCDDIFVDDDNIVHFKLLDEVHEAYHGKHMQVPLYEMRKIKSSNGTLQNRPSIKVKVDFFGKKYTTIISLTNRESMKYPMLIGRKFLSGKFLVDVSKEYLSKQV, encoded by the coding sequence ATGACTGGAAAAAAGGTAGTCGGTAAAAAAGAATTAATTTCAATTATAGACTTAGGGTTGTATGATTTAGATGCAAAAGTTGATACGGGTGCGGATTCAAATGCTTTGCATTGTGATGACATATTTGTAGATGATGACAATATTGTACACTTTAAACTTTTAGATGAGGTTCATGAAGCTTACCACGGCAAACATATGCAGGTGCCTCTCTATGAAATGAGAAAAATAAAAAGTTCAAACGGAACACTTCAAAATCGACCATCAATTAAAGTTAAAGTTGATTTTTTTGGTAAAAAGTATACAACTATTATATCTTTAACTAATCGAGAAAGTATGAAATATCCTATGTTGATTGGAAGAAAATTTTTATCTGGTAAGTTTTTAGTAGATGTATCAAAAGAGTATTTAAGTAAACAAGTATAA
- the rimK gene encoding 30S ribosomal protein S6--L-glutamate ligase, whose amino-acid sequence MRVYVLSRNKALYSTKRLVEAAQLKGWEVRVIDYLKCTIEIMKGELHVNYLGEQLPIPDAIIPRIGASRTFYGTAMVRHFEMMDVFSTSGNLAIARSRDKLRSLQILSKHDVDMPKTVFASNKSTAKDVIALSGGAPLVLKILEGTQGVGVVLVDTEKAAKSVLDAFYGMDVNLLVQEFIAEAGGADIRVFIVGGEVVGAMKRQGAAGEFRSNLHQGGSATAHKLTRKEKATALAAAKAMGLGVCGVDMIPSERGPLVMEVNSSPGLEGIEKSTNIDIAGKIMEYIEKNVTPRSETNLKKRKIKRDSIGA is encoded by the coding sequence ATGAGAGTTTATGTATTATCAAGAAATAAAGCGTTGTATTCAACAAAAAGATTAGTAGAAGCTGCTCAACTAAAGGGTTGGGAAGTTAGAGTAATCGATTACCTTAAATGTACTATAGAGATTATGAAGGGTGAGCTACATGTTAACTATCTAGGTGAGCAATTACCGATTCCAGATGCAATTATCCCTAGAATAGGTGCAAGTAGAACCTTTTATGGTACTGCGATGGTAAGACACTTTGAAATGATGGATGTTTTTTCTACGTCTGGAAATTTAGCTATCGCAAGAAGTAGAGATAAATTAAGAAGTTTACAAATTCTTTCTAAACATGATGTTGATATGCCAAAAACTGTTTTTGCATCAAACAAGTCAACAGCTAAAGATGTTATCGCTCTAAGTGGTGGAGCACCTTTAGTTTTAAAAATCTTAGAGGGTACTCAAGGTGTTGGTGTAGTACTAGTAGACACTGAAAAAGCTGCAAAGTCGGTTCTGGATGCATTTTACGGTATGGATGTAAACTTACTTGTTCAAGAGTTTATAGCAGAAGCTGGCGGAGCTGATATTAGAGTATTTATCGTTGGTGGAGAAGTGGTAGGTGCTATGAAGCGTCAAGGTGCAGCCGGAGAGTTTAGATCAAATCTGCATCAAGGCGGAAGCGCAACAGCGCATAAACTTACAAGAAAAGAAAAAGCAACAGCACTCGCAGCTGCTAAAGCTATGGGTCTTGGTGTTTGTGGAGTTGATATGATACCATCAGAAAGAGGACCACTGGTAATGGAAGTAAACTCTTCACCTGGGCTTGAGGGAATAGAAAAATCAACAAATATAGATATAGCTGGGAAAATTATGGAATATATTGAAAAAAATGTGACTCCACGAAGTGAAACTAATCTTAAAAAACGAAAAATCAAAAGAGATAGCATAGGAGCCTAA
- a CDS encoding succinylglutamate desuccinylase/aspartoacylase family protein has protein sequence MPSPKFILGGQEIPRGTNVTINLDLPKLYNTPTQLPVRVIRGKRSGPVVFISAAIHGDELNGIEIIRRFRKLNILKKLKGTVILVPIVNVYGIMTLSRYLPDRRDLNRSFPGSVKGSLGSRVANIFFDEIVKKCDLGIDLHTASIHKSNLPQVRTNIDNEYTFNLAKAFQAPVVLHSELRDGSLRAVAQDEGIPILLYEAGEALRFDENCIRIGVNGIVNVLRANDMLPKVVRKTARKIPIITRSSKWIRSSESGMLRTIKALGDTVEKDEIIAYIDEPLGDDIFELRSPFDGVIIGKSEIPLVQEGDAVFHIAKFSNLEMAEDKIGYFEDAIEMSEFNELNDEESIE, from the coding sequence ATGCCTAGTCCAAAATTTATTTTAGGTGGGCAGGAAATACCACGAGGGACTAATGTAACAATTAATCTCGATCTCCCAAAACTTTATAATACTCCGACACAATTACCAGTGAGAGTAATTAGAGGAAAGAGAAGCGGACCTGTTGTTTTTATAAGTGCTGCAATTCATGGAGATGAACTTAATGGTATAGAGATTATAAGGCGATTTAGAAAGTTAAATATTTTAAAAAAGCTTAAGGGGACTGTTATTCTGGTTCCTATTGTAAATGTTTATGGGATTATGACCCTTTCTCGTTATTTACCTGACAGAAGAGACTTAAACAGAAGTTTTCCAGGAAGTGTTAAAGGTTCATTGGGAAGTAGGGTCGCAAATATATTTTTTGATGAGATTGTAAAAAAATGTGATTTAGGAATAGATTTACATACAGCTTCTATCCATAAATCTAATTTGCCTCAAGTTAGAACTAATATAGATAATGAGTATACATTTAACTTAGCAAAAGCTTTTCAGGCTCCTGTAGTTTTGCACTCTGAGCTTAGGGATGGTTCACTTCGTGCTGTCGCACAAGATGAAGGAATTCCTATCTTGCTTTATGAAGCAGGAGAAGCTTTACGCTTTGATGAAAATTGTATAAGGATTGGAGTTAATGGAATCGTAAATGTATTAAGGGCAAATGATATGCTGCCTAAAGTAGTGAGAAAAACAGCTAGAAAGATTCCAATAATCACAAGAAGCAGCAAATGGATACGTTCAAGTGAAAGTGGAATGCTAAGAACCATAAAAGCACTTGGTGATACTGTAGAAAAAGATGAAATTATTGCATATATAGATGAGCCTTTGGGTGACGATATTTTTGAGCTTAGGTCGCCTTTTGATGGTGTAATTATCGGTAAATCTGAAATTCCACTTGTTCAAGAAGGTGATGCTGTATTTCATATTGCAAAATTTAGCAACCTTGAGATGGCAGAAGATAAGATTGGATATTTTGAAGATGCAATTGAGATGAGTGAATTTAATGAATTAAATGATGAGGAGAGTATAGAATAA
- a CDS encoding GGDEF domain-containing protein produces MTSDDRIDIHKDLSGSLKSNLDVHLKKIIALFKVIVCNHKIDDLEKMIKLHSYSNCEITHMLNAILDSKVKNIDDKKEKILEFENLHERLHQLQERVLVEYKNNGLVSENTYEDFAVVEFQFIQKLTALVIESENYEKNFDGLTNIFNRKYFFEKVEYDFSKARRTRTDFTIVMADIDHFKQINDKYGHQVGDEVLVEISKLFVEHIRAYDIVARYGGEEFVFFIYSDAKETMTIFKRIEKMLQDQIFEIYNHKIELKCSFGMAQDRDKLSIYELVSLADKALYEAKKLGRNQIVIV; encoded by the coding sequence ATGACTAGTGATGACAGGATAGATATACATAAAGATTTGTCTGGGAGTTTAAAATCAAACTTGGATGTACACCTTAAAAAAATAATAGCACTATTTAAAGTTATTGTATGTAACCATAAAATAGATGATTTAGAAAAAATGATTAAGCTCCATTCATACTCTAACTGCGAAATAACACATATGTTAAATGCAATTTTAGATTCTAAAGTGAAAAACATAGATGATAAAAAAGAGAAGATTTTAGAGTTTGAAAACCTACATGAACGTTTGCATCAGTTACAAGAGCGCGTACTGGTAGAGTATAAAAACAATGGTTTAGTAAGTGAAAATACATATGAGGACTTTGCAGTTGTCGAGTTTCAGTTTATACAAAAATTAACTGCTTTAGTAATTGAGAGTGAGAATTATGAGAAGAACTTTGATGGTCTGACTAATATATTTAACCGTAAATATTTTTTCGAAAAAGTTGAGTATGACTTTTCAAAAGCAAGACGCACAAGAACTGACTTTACTATAGTTATGGCTGATATTGATCACTTTAAACAGATTAATGACAAATATGGACATCAGGTAGGTGACGAAGTTTTAGTAGAGATAAGTAAGCTTTTTGTAGAACATATAAGGGCATACGATATTGTTGCTAGATATGGAGGAGAAGAGTTTGTTTTCTTCATTTACTCAGATGCCAAAGAGACAATGACGATTTTTAAAAGAATAGAAAAGATGTTACAAGATCAGATATTTGAAATTTATAATCATAAAATAGAGCTAAAGTGCTCTTTTGGTATGGCACAAGACAGAGATAAGCTTAGCATATATGAGTTAGTCTCTCTTGCCGACAAAGCACTTTATGAAGCAAAAAAATTAGGTAGAAATCAGATAGTTATAGTTTAG
- a CDS encoding mechanosensitive ion channel family protein yields MKFILGYVVSFFLLTAISFADDFSYLEKDNNSWLQIYANSLRAQALDDEIKLLENIVKKAIGKNKVELTQLLKLQTSKKKILDELPQSFDTMLEKITTGNEAKEINIVEYLFTNQKSNFAIQTKKLTLLQQDYTRALEHLNNELLLINKQEQKDTAKEYQLKMAIDFFSSAEGLLDHKAEVIKHMKELYAHELKSYERTRLPRIVLNLGILFFIFILFHVVKYFITKRIENEDRLFKIKKILNITFFLILLLVIIVFNINNIIYAATLIGFIAAAITISMKEYLQSIVAWLHLSFGDFIKQGDRILISVNNQQVIGEVIDISPFKVTLYESINNTTSLQLKRAGRVIFIPNNYFVNNYVYNYTHDKMKTIYDLIEFRIAFSADTQKVEEIASEITLENTERYMEVASKQFISLKKRYDMRSRDFRPRIHLVPDATEPCFILYIWYVTPYHQIMEFKSQLSQKIVRRFQEENIKFYVKE; encoded by the coding sequence ATGAAGTTTATACTTGGTTACGTAGTTAGTTTTTTTTTACTAACAGCTATATCTTTTGCAGATGACTTTAGCTATCTTGAAAAAGACAATAATAGTTGGCTTCAGATTTACGCTAATTCACTTAGAGCACAGGCACTCGATGATGAAATAAAATTATTAGAAAATATAGTAAAAAAAGCTATCGGCAAAAACAAGGTTGAACTTACTCAACTCCTAAAGCTTCAAACAAGTAAAAAGAAAATACTTGATGAACTGCCACAGTCATTTGACACTATGCTTGAAAAAATAACAACTGGCAATGAGGCAAAAGAAATAAACATCGTAGAATATTTATTTACTAATCAAAAAAGTAATTTTGCTATACAAACTAAAAAATTAACTCTTTTACAACAAGATTACACGAGGGCTCTTGAGCATCTCAATAATGAACTGTTACTTATTAATAAACAAGAACAAAAAGATACTGCAAAAGAGTATCAATTAAAAATGGCTATAGATTTTTTTAGTAGTGCAGAAGGTCTCTTAGATCACAAAGCTGAAGTAATTAAGCACATGAAAGAACTTTATGCACATGAATTAAAAAGCTATGAGAGAACACGCTTACCTAGAATTGTTTTAAATCTAGGGATTCTGTTTTTTATATTTATCTTGTTTCATGTGGTAAAATATTTCATCACAAAACGTATAGAAAATGAAGATCGGCTTTTTAAAATCAAGAAGATTTTAAATATTACCTTTTTTCTAATTTTACTACTTGTGATTATTGTATTTAATATAAATAATATTATCTATGCAGCTACACTAATAGGTTTTATTGCCGCAGCAATTACAATTTCTATGAAAGAATATCTTCAAAGTATTGTTGCATGGCTTCATCTCTCTTTTGGTGATTTTATAAAACAGGGCGACAGGATTCTTATAAGTGTAAATAATCAGCAAGTAATCGGCGAAGTAATTGATATTTCACCTTTTAAGGTCACACTTTATGAAAGCATTAACAACACTACATCGCTACAGTTAAAGCGAGCCGGAAGAGTAATATTTATACCAAACAACTATTTTGTAAACAACTATGTATATAACTATACTCATGACAAGATGAAAACAATTTATGATTTAATAGAATTTAGAATAGCTTTTTCAGCAGACACTCAAAAAGTTGAGGAGATAGCCTCTGAGATTACTTTAGAAAATACTGAGCGCTACATGGAAGTTGCATCTAAACAATTCATTAGTTTAAAAAAGCGATACGACATGCGCAGTAGAGATTTTAGACCACGCATACATTTAGTCCCAGATGCAACAGAACCATGCTTTATATTGTATATTTGGTATGTAACACCATATCACCAAATAATGGAATTCAAATCACAATTAAGCCAGAAAATTGTACGCAGATTTCAAGAAGAAAACATTAAGTTTTATGTAAAAGAATAA
- a CDS encoding flagellar assembly protein A, with amino-acid sequence MQKPVDVVTNNVARELLRIAAQNSIPISRIYIEINGVETFYKDANANLVEIQNHELSKYASEASLRDNTIEFEQQYDITVKPYYKGYPFEKMIAKIEFEENDSLAYFVIKKGSILNYYDDLYDEFLDYIDEQKLRSNIMLYLFDADYEDTIRQFVDVIKQIKSITFKEDKRILVAQGVNSIESINSEVFMTIEENNDIGAEDSEGRVDYSNRGFLLSCVEGEELFEFIKPQQGKHGRTCRGKIIEVETVNLDAKPTFTVEGGIEVQDSYENIKYLSNKSGYLVKKGNQYDVSNSIDVDEISFKTTGTINSDLNSEISINVIKDDPLEDAVEEGMRVKVQKLSVKGSIGPNTEIEARDVLIDGQTHDESFIKCVNANISLHRGKIIARKVEVETLEGGEIIADIAIIKNAVRGKIKAKTIQIETLGSHVTMEASEYIQIQKVRGEENKFILDPSVDSGFNANKADDKAYFKKIEEELKELLETFKATTLKLKNNLEPCEKIKAAIIKSKNAGEEISAALIKNFKMCKIMKVHYKKQKENVEYKKEQYNKLKQKLVSRGPDIFDAKITLSESLRGYNHITYRLSNPQREIELNTNESMNKKVFKLEEDEDGILKIVNLS; translated from the coding sequence ATGCAGAAACCTGTTGATGTCGTTACAAATAATGTTGCAAGAGAACTACTGCGAATTGCAGCACAAAACTCCATACCTATCTCTAGAATCTACATAGAAATAAACGGTGTTGAAACTTTTTATAAAGATGCTAACGCGAATCTTGTTGAGATACAGAATCATGAACTTAGCAAATACGCTTCAGAAGCTTCACTAAGGGACAATACGATAGAGTTTGAACAACAGTACGATATAACGGTAAAACCTTACTACAAGGGTTACCCATTTGAGAAAATGATTGCTAAAATAGAGTTTGAAGAAAATGACTCTCTTGCATATTTCGTAATAAAAAAAGGCTCAATACTAAACTATTATGATGACTTATATGATGAATTTTTAGACTATATTGATGAGCAAAAACTAAGATCAAATATCATGCTTTATCTGTTTGATGCAGATTATGAAGATACCATTAGACAGTTTGTAGACGTCATCAAACAGATCAAATCAATAACATTTAAAGAAGATAAAAGAATACTTGTTGCTCAAGGTGTTAATTCTATAGAGTCAATAAACTCAGAAGTTTTTATGACCATTGAAGAAAATAATGACATCGGTGCTGAAGATAGTGAGGGAAGAGTTGATTACTCCAACAGAGGTTTTTTACTAAGCTGTGTAGAAGGCGAAGAATTATTTGAATTTATAAAACCTCAGCAAGGAAAACATGGTAGAACTTGTAGAGGGAAAATTATCGAAGTTGAGACTGTAAACCTAGATGCAAAACCAACCTTCACAGTTGAAGGTGGCATTGAAGTTCAAGACAGTTATGAAAATATAAAATATTTATCCAATAAAAGTGGTTACCTTGTCAAAAAAGGAAACCAGTACGATGTATCAAACAGCATCGATGTAGATGAGATATCTTTTAAAACTACAGGTACTATTAACTCTGATTTAAACTCTGAAATATCCATAAATGTAATCAAAGATGACCCACTAGAAGATGCTGTAGAAGAAGGAATGCGCGTAAAGGTACAAAAACTATCCGTAAAAGGAAGTATAGGCCCTAATACCGAGATAGAAGCACGGGATGTCTTAATTGACGGTCAGACTCATGATGAATCATTCATAAAATGTGTGAATGCTAATATTAGCCTTCATAGAGGTAAAATAATAGCTCGAAAAGTCGAAGTTGAGACTTTAGAGGGTGGTGAGATCATTGCTGATATTGCAATAATTAAAAATGCAGTTCGTGGAAAGATTAAAGCAAAAACTATCCAGATAGAGACTCTAGGATCACATGTTACAATGGAAGCATCTGAGTATATTCAAATACAAAAAGTAAGAGGTGAAGAGAACAAATTTATATTAGATCCTTCAGTTGACAGCGGATTTAATGCCAATAAGGCAGATGACAAAGCTTACTTCAAAAAAATAGAAGAAGAACTCAAAGAATTGCTAGAAACATTTAAAGCCACTACACTAAAATTAAAAAATAATTTAGAACCATGCGAAAAAATAAAAGCAGCGATTATTAAAAGTAAAAATGCAGGTGAAGAGATCTCTGCTGCACTGATTAAAAACTTTAAGATGTGTAAAATCATGAAGGTTCATTATAAAAAGCAAAAAGAGAATGTTGAATATAAAAAAGAACAGTACAACAAACTAAAACAGAAGCTAGTTAGCCGTGGTCCTGATATCTTTGATGCAAAAATCACACTAAGTGAATCACTGCGAGGCTATAACCATATTACATACAGACTAAGCAACCCTCAAAGAGAGATAGAGCTAAATACAAATGAAAGTATGAACAAAAAAGTATTCAAGCTTGAAGAAGATGAAGACGGCATCTTGAAGATAGTCAATCTTAGTTAA
- a CDS encoding manganese efflux pump MntP, producing MFEVFLLSFALSMDAFAVSIGLGVKNKVFDKTLALKVALFFGLFQGLMPLFGYLASLGLGSIIESIDHWVAFVLLSIIGGKMLYESFGENVEDEISIITNKVLLILAIATSIDAMAAGFTLNLLLLDPYISMIIIGIVTFIFSYFGVFVGSRGGGYLEDKAEKLGGIVLIGIGLKILIEHTLLS from the coding sequence ATGTTTGAAGTTTTTCTACTCTCTTTCGCTCTTAGTATGGATGCCTTTGCTGTGTCAATTGGTCTTGGTGTTAAAAATAAAGTTTTTGATAAAACTTTAGCGCTTAAAGTTGCTCTGTTCTTTGGTCTGTTTCAAGGTCTGATGCCACTCTTTGGTTATCTCGCAAGCCTTGGTCTTGGAAGCATTATAGAATCTATTGATCACTGGGTTGCATTTGTTTTACTGAGTATTATAGGCGGAAAAATGCTTTATGAAAGTTTTGGTGAAAATGTAGAAGATGAAATTTCAATCATTACAAATAAAGTACTGTTAATTTTGGCTATAGCTACAAGTATAGATGCCATGGCAGCAGGTTTCACATTGAATTTATTGCTGCTTGATCCATATATATCCATGATAATTATTGGTATAGTTACTTTTATATTTAGCTACTTCGGAGTTTTTGTCGGCTCAAGAGGTGGCGGATATTTAGAAGATAAGGCTGAGAAATTAGGCGGGATAGTTTTAATTGGGATTGGTCTAAAAATCCTGATAGAACATACATTACTAAGCTAA